A portion of the Chromobacterium sp. IIBBL 290-4 genome contains these proteins:
- a CDS encoding Cd(II)/Pb(II)-responsive transcriptional regulator: MLIGELARQTGCDAETIRYYEREGLLSAPNRSSSGYRRYNAEQLGELNFILHCRSLGMSLADIRNLAAFKADHQHDCDDINLLIDQQIAKVHQQIESLRLLEQQLLALRDKCHEKHPAADCGILQTLVEAAEGAPCVCHTPFGQDNHGHSHDHDHAAKKNGRSQKGRP; encoded by the coding sequence ATGCTGATCGGAGAACTGGCGCGGCAAACCGGCTGCGACGCGGAAACCATACGCTATTACGAGCGCGAGGGGCTATTGTCGGCGCCCAACCGCTCCTCTTCAGGCTACCGCCGCTACAACGCGGAGCAACTGGGCGAGCTGAATTTCATCCTGCATTGCCGCTCGCTGGGCATGTCGCTGGCCGATATCCGCAATCTGGCGGCCTTCAAGGCCGATCACCAGCACGATTGCGACGACATCAATCTGCTGATCGACCAGCAGATCGCCAAAGTGCATCAGCAGATAGAGTCATTGCGGCTGTTGGAGCAGCAACTGTTGGCTTTGCGCGACAAATGCCATGAAAAGCACCCGGCAGCCGACTGCGGCATCCTGCAAACGCTGGTGGAGGCGGCCGAAGGCGCACCCTGCGTCTGCCACACGCCTTTCGGCCAGGACAATCACGGCCACAGCCACGATCACGACCATGCGGCCAAAAAAAATGGCCGGTCCCAAAAGGGCCGGCCTTAA
- a CDS encoding heavy metal translocating P-type ATPase: MSSVTRYRKAGNPHQHRTHGHGGDCCSGKAEAALALQPTEYGHEHGARGHEHGKHEHQHGAGCAHGHEHDAKPAHDHAKHGASCSHEHGDSHDHAHDHDHDHDHDHDHDHDHGHKHGAGCSHSHEHAAPARVQLGQGQGAKRARLQIQAMDCPTEARLIEKALGGMSGVVALEFNFIERVLLLQHDLPHLDEVKRAIAKVGMQAVELSGAEQAAAPVVSTRKGNWLLAASGLTAAAAEAAAWSLGDGQYAVAALALASVLLGGIPTLKKGWIALSSRTLNIHFLMSVAVIGAMLIGQWPEAAMVLFLFAIAERLEAMSLSRAGEAVRSLMALAPETAWVADGQGWREQPAAEVAVGSRVRVRPGERVPLDGRIVDGYSSFNEAPITGESLPKDKGPQESVFAGSINGSGVVEIQTTAAASGSVLARIIATVRDAQAAKAPTQRFIDRFAAVYTPVVLGLAALFAVIAPLTGLQPWHQAIYSALVMLVIACPCALVIATPVTVVSALASAARHGLLVKGGAPLEMAARIDTVCFDKTGTLTLGEPRVTRVMSLSTEDENTALAWAAALDSHSTHPLAKAVLDEAAQRGIAPPAAEQVKELIGRGVSGRVAGRHLQLGSRRLADEQGALTPLLEQTLQALDVAGEGALVLLDGKQALAVLAVADKVRPDAAQTITRLNKLGVRSVMLSGDSQQVVTAVSRLTGVGTAHGGLLPQDKLRHIEQLQQNGKVAMVGDGINDAPALAQADLGIAMGAAGSDSALETAGAALMDDKLSRLADLIAHARRTARVLKTNIAVALLIKLVFFVLALMGVASLWMAVFADVGSSLIVIANGLRLARKVQV; encoded by the coding sequence ATGTCAAGCGTCACGCGTTATCGCAAGGCGGGCAATCCGCATCAGCATCGGACCCACGGCCACGGCGGCGATTGCTGCTCAGGCAAGGCTGAAGCAGCGCTGGCTTTGCAGCCGACAGAATATGGCCACGAGCATGGCGCTCGCGGCCATGAGCATGGCAAACACGAACATCAACACGGCGCGGGCTGCGCCCACGGGCATGAGCATGACGCCAAGCCGGCGCATGATCACGCCAAGCACGGCGCCAGCTGCTCGCACGAGCATGGCGATTCGCATGATCATGCCCACGACCACGACCACGACCACGACCACGACCACGACCACGACCACGACCATGGCCATAAGCACGGCGCGGGTTGCTCGCATAGCCATGAGCACGCCGCGCCGGCGCGGGTGCAATTAGGCCAGGGGCAGGGCGCCAAGCGTGCGCGCCTGCAAATCCAGGCCATGGATTGCCCGACCGAGGCCAGGCTAATCGAGAAGGCGCTGGGCGGCATGAGTGGGGTGGTGGCGCTAGAGTTCAACTTTATTGAACGGGTATTGCTGCTGCAGCATGACCTGCCGCATCTGGACGAGGTCAAGCGCGCCATCGCCAAGGTGGGCATGCAGGCGGTGGAGCTGAGCGGCGCCGAACAGGCGGCCGCGCCGGTGGTTTCCACCCGCAAGGGCAATTGGCTGCTGGCGGCCTCCGGCTTGACGGCGGCTGCGGCGGAAGCGGCGGCCTGGAGCCTGGGCGATGGCCAATACGCGGTGGCGGCGCTGGCCTTGGCCTCGGTTCTGCTGGGCGGCATCCCCACGCTGAAAAAGGGTTGGATCGCCTTGTCCAGCCGCACGCTGAACATTCATTTCCTGATGTCGGTGGCGGTGATCGGCGCCATGCTGATAGGCCAATGGCCGGAGGCGGCCATGGTGCTGTTCCTGTTCGCCATCGCCGAGCGGCTGGAGGCGATGTCGCTGTCGCGCGCCGGCGAGGCGGTGCGCTCCTTGATGGCGCTGGCGCCGGAAACCGCCTGGGTGGCCGATGGCCAGGGCTGGCGCGAGCAGCCGGCGGCCGAGGTGGCGGTGGGCAGCCGCGTGCGGGTGCGTCCGGGCGAGCGCGTGCCGCTGGATGGTCGCATCGTCGACGGCTACAGCAGCTTCAATGAAGCGCCCATCACCGGCGAGAGCCTGCCCAAGGACAAGGGACCGCAAGAGTCGGTGTTCGCCGGCAGCATCAATGGCAGCGGCGTGGTGGAAATCCAGACCACCGCGGCGGCGTCCGGTTCGGTGCTGGCGCGCATCATCGCCACCGTGCGCGACGCGCAGGCTGCCAAGGCACCGACACAGCGTTTCATCGACCGCTTCGCCGCCGTCTATACCCCGGTGGTGCTGGGCCTGGCCGCGTTGTTCGCCGTCATCGCCCCGCTGACCGGCCTGCAGCCCTGGCATCAGGCCATCTATAGCGCGCTGGTGATGCTGGTGATCGCCTGCCCCTGCGCCTTGGTGATCGCCACGCCGGTGACGGTGGTCAGCGCCTTGGCCTCGGCCGCCCGCCACGGCTTGCTGGTGAAGGGCGGCGCGCCGCTGGAGATGGCCGCGCGCATCGATACGGTGTGCTTTGACAAGACCGGCACGCTGACGCTGGGCGAGCCGCGGGTGACGCGCGTGATGTCTTTGTCTACAGAAGATGAGAACACCGCTCTGGCCTGGGCCGCGGCGCTGGACAGCCATTCCACCCACCCGCTGGCCAAGGCGGTGCTGGACGAGGCGGCGCAACGCGGCATAGCGCCGCCGGCCGCCGAACAGGTGAAGGAATTGATCGGCCGCGGCGTCAGCGGCCGGGTGGCGGGCCGCCATCTGCAACTGGGCAGCCGCCGGCTGGCCGATGAGCAAGGCGCCTTGACGCCGCTGCTGGAGCAGACTTTGCAGGCGCTGGACGTGGCGGGCGAGGGCGCGCTGGTATTGCTGGACGGCAAGCAGGCCCTGGCCGTGCTGGCGGTGGCGGACAAGGTGCGGCCGGACGCCGCCCAGACTATCACCCGGCTAAACAAGCTGGGCGTGCGTTCGGTGATGCTCAGCGGCGACAGCCAGCAGGTAGTGACGGCGGTGTCGCGGCTGACCGGCGTCGGCACGGCGCACGGCGGCTTGCTGCCGCAGGACAAGCTGCGCCATATCGAGCAGCTGCAGCAAAACGGCAAGGTGGCCATGGTGGGCGACGGCATCAACGACGCGCCGGCCTTGGCGCAGGCCGACCTCGGCATCGCAATGGGCGCGGCCGGCTCGGACAGCGCGCTGGAAACCGCCGGCGCAGCCTTGATGGACGATAAATTGTCCCGGCTGGCGGATTTGATCGCCCATGCCCGCCGCACGGCGCGCGTGCTGAAGACCAATATCGCGGTGGCGCTGCTGATCAAGCTGGTGTTCTTCGTATTGGCGCTGATGGGCGTGGCCAGTTTGTGGATGGCGGTGTTCGCCGATGTCGGCAGCAGCTTGATCGTGATCGCCAACGGTTTGCGGCTGGCGCGCAAGGTTCAGGTCTGA
- a CDS encoding LysR family transcriptional regulator, giving the protein MDIRALRYFVELVKCQSFTRAADALFVTQPTISKMVKQLEEELGMPLILREGRSFRLTDAGRVTYERGLDVLSAMHQLKNELADLSTLSRGELVVGLPPMVGVAFFAPVVSHYRRLYPQIELKMVEDGALAIENRIKSGELEIGVAVLPVDSQLYDHYSVVRDPLCLVATAGSRWHGQTAVRLSDIADQPLVLYPDDFTLSRRVADAFRELGKTPNIVGRSAHWDFIVELVAANLGVTLLPRSIVERLDRGQYDVIPLFDNKLYWHLALIWQRGGYLSHAARAWLALTRERLGGQG; this is encoded by the coding sequence ATGGACATCCGCGCGCTGCGCTATTTCGTGGAGCTGGTGAAATGCCAAAGCTTCACCCGCGCCGCCGACGCGCTGTTCGTCACCCAGCCGACGATCAGCAAAATGGTGAAGCAACTGGAAGAAGAGCTGGGCATGCCGCTGATTCTGCGCGAGGGCCGCAGCTTCCGGCTGACCGACGCCGGCCGTGTCACTTATGAACGCGGGCTGGACGTGCTGTCGGCCATGCACCAGCTGAAAAACGAGCTGGCCGACCTGTCCACCCTCAGCCGCGGCGAGCTGGTGGTAGGCCTGCCGCCGATGGTGGGCGTGGCCTTCTTCGCGCCGGTGGTCAGCCATTACCGCCGCCTGTATCCGCAAATCGAATTGAAGATGGTGGAAGACGGCGCGCTGGCGATAGAAAACCGCATCAAGAGCGGCGAGCTGGAAATCGGCGTGGCGGTGCTGCCGGTGGACAGCCAGCTCTACGATCACTACTCGGTGGTGCGCGATCCCTTGTGCCTGGTAGCCACCGCCGGCTCCCGCTGGCATGGCCAGACCGCGGTGCGGCTATCCGACATCGCCGATCAGCCGCTGGTGCTGTATCCGGACGACTTCACCTTGAGCCGCCGCGTCGCAGACGCCTTTCGCGAACTGGGCAAGACGCCCAATATCGTCGGCCGCAGCGCGCACTGGGACTTCATCGTGGAGCTGGTGGCCGCCAATCTGGGCGTGACGCTGCTGCCGCGCAGCATCGTCGAGCGGCTGGACCGCGGGCAATACGATGTGATCCCGCTATTCGACAACAAGCTGTATTGGCATTTGGCGCTGATCTGGCAGCGCGGCGGCTACCTGTCCCACGCCGCCCGCGCCTGGCTGGCGCTGACGCGGGAGCGGCTGGGCGGCCAGGGATGA
- a CDS encoding LrgB family protein yields MEHEIALMSFVLTVVLYGGVKKYYLKTRSWWSTPILAVPLLIIGLVVLAKVPYHTYFADTRWLTWMLGPATVAFAIPIYEQRAIIRKHWLSLSCGVLVAIPVAVISSVELARWLNLSDVMQKSLAPRSISTPFALAASHTLGGSSDLTALFVVVTGVAGMMLGQLLLTVLPIRSALARGALFGAAAHAAGTAKAAEIGAEEGVVASLTMMLAGVATVFAAPLIGYWM; encoded by the coding sequence ATGGAACATGAGATTGCCTTGATGTCCTTCGTGCTCACCGTGGTGTTGTACGGAGGGGTCAAAAAGTATTACCTGAAAACGCGCAGCTGGTGGAGCACGCCGATTCTGGCGGTGCCGCTGCTGATCATCGGTCTGGTGGTGTTGGCCAAAGTGCCTTACCACACCTACTTCGCCGATACGCGTTGGCTGACCTGGATGCTGGGACCGGCGACCGTGGCGTTCGCGATTCCGATCTACGAACAGCGGGCCATCATCCGCAAGCATTGGCTGTCGCTCAGCTGCGGCGTGTTGGTGGCGATTCCGGTGGCGGTGATCAGCTCGGTGGAGCTGGCGCGCTGGCTGAATCTGTCGGATGTGATGCAGAAAAGTCTGGCGCCGCGTTCGATCAGCACGCCGTTCGCCTTGGCAGCGTCGCACACGCTGGGCGGGTCTTCCGATCTGACCGCCTTGTTCGTGGTGGTGACCGGGGTGGCGGGCATGATGTTGGGACAGTTGTTGCTGACGGTGCTGCCCATCCGTTCGGCCTTGGCCCGGGGCGCTTTGTTCGGCGCGGCTGCGCATGCGGCCGGCACGGCCAAGGCGGCTGAGATCGGCGCCGAAGAAGGCGTGGTGGCCAGTCTGACGATGATGCTGGCCGGGGTGGCGACGGTGTTCGCCGCGCCCTTGATCGGATACTGGATGTAA
- a CDS encoding acyl-CoA thioesterase: MSEQSQQQRELVMSVLMTPDMANFSGNVHGGVLLKLLDQVAYACASRYAGCYVVTLSVDQVLFKQPIHVGELVTFLACVNHVGRTSMEVGIKVVAENIAERSQRHTNSCYFTMVAYQDGKAMPVPTLVLETEEQRQRFRAAELRKQLRIDMAKQKEAMG; encoded by the coding sequence ATGAGCGAGCAGAGCCAACAGCAGCGAGAACTGGTGATGTCGGTGTTGATGACGCCGGACATGGCCAATTTTTCCGGCAATGTGCACGGCGGCGTGCTGTTGAAACTGCTGGACCAGGTTGCCTATGCCTGCGCCAGCCGTTACGCCGGCTGCTATGTCGTGACTTTGTCGGTGGATCAGGTGCTGTTCAAGCAGCCGATCCACGTCGGCGAGCTGGTGACCTTCCTCGCTTGCGTCAACCATGTCGGCCGCACCTCGATGGAAGTGGGCATCAAGGTGGTGGCCGAGAACATCGCCGAGCGCAGCCAGCGTCACACCAATAGCTGCTATTTCACCATGGTGGCCTATCAGGACGGCAAGGCGATGCCGGTGCCGACGCTGGTGCTGGAAACCGAAGAGCAGCGGCAGCGCTTCCGCGCCGCCGAGCTGCGCAAGCAATTGCGGATAGACATGGCCAAACAGAAAGAGGCGATGGGCTGA
- a CDS encoding EAL domain-containing protein translates to MRTAPWVRELLVFLSFLACVALWPQSPQATLKLAALLPHGLLTWQLLASDARRSWWWPLAAGALAGAAMPTLWALALTASLYLLAPGLSLTGLRGGRMPSTPQALRRVLFALFFGPALLACAPLFLYAWLSAGTAMPPWRWGAELWLALASAMFVCVPLSWSAQRSLATRLELTLILLSVAAGAGVWFYSGQLFGVSVQLLLFPLILWAACRTSMSGSALTAAMVMLCLSLATLQLGWTPRHAGDVLTDLLLALALNVSGLLVAMLMDGRRSDEAALKTFQARIESLVNNSPTMMSLKDMEGRYLLVNAAYANRVGAPAHAMLGKRPEDVFDENDARQIREQDQQVLNLLSPRQFEEHFVLNGVETYLLASKFPLFDAEGRPAGVGSVDTDITLSKREQKAKREAEERYLALVEQSLVGIYILQDEKMVYVNPKLADILGYAPEEVTGLGLNEVLAPGEADRIRNQLMRRFRDNIAVMHYSTRGLRKDGVLVDVEVHSRLFELDGRKAVIGVVMDISERLLADTNLRLAAKVFENSAEGILILDSAARIIAVNDAFSRITGFSEQETLGRSSRIFRMDTQRQAMQEALAAAGHWHGEMLDRRKSGEWYPAEISISALRDEDGALCNYVAVFSDITQRKEAEERLQFLANHDPLTRLPNRSSLTNHLDAALLRMAAQNGQLAVMFIDLDRFKLINDSFGHQAGDQLLCEIALRLSRVVGGKGLLARLGGDEFTLLMSGYESHKQLADMAGAVLSELAKPLSLEEHEVFITGSIGISVFPHDGEDARTLLKNADVAMYRAKEAGKNTYQFFDIGMNTQTFERLLLETGLRMALERNEFELHYQPQVNANSRELEGAEALLRWRHPQLGLVPPVRFISLAEETGLIKPVGDWVLREACRQLAAWDEAGVRVPRLAVNLSPRQFGQASLLSKVEDALSAAGLPAERLELEITESMLMQNPDEAVQLLTELKALGVWLSIDDFGTGYSSLSYLKRFPLDTLKIDRSFVDGLPEDGDNAAIAEAILAMAKKLQFHVVAEGVESEEQASFLQAKGCHTLQGYQFSRPLPAAEFAEQALRWQKQAAMA, encoded by the coding sequence GTGAGAACCGCACCTTGGGTCAGGGAGCTGCTGGTTTTCCTGAGCTTTCTCGCTTGCGTGGCGCTCTGGCCGCAGAGCCCGCAGGCGACGCTGAAGCTGGCGGCCTTGCTGCCGCATGGCTTGTTGACTTGGCAATTGCTGGCGAGCGACGCGAGGCGCAGCTGGTGGTGGCCTTTGGCCGCTGGCGCGCTGGCGGGGGCGGCGATGCCGACGCTATGGGCGCTGGCGTTGACCGCGTCTTTATATTTGCTGGCGCCGGGCCTGAGCCTGACGGGGCTGCGGGGCGGGCGCATGCCCAGCACGCCGCAGGCATTGCGCCGGGTGTTGTTCGCGCTGTTTTTCGGTCCGGCGCTGTTGGCCTGCGCGCCATTATTCCTGTATGCCTGGCTGAGCGCGGGCACGGCGATGCCGCCTTGGCGCTGGGGCGCCGAGTTATGGCTGGCCCTGGCATCAGCCATGTTCGTCTGCGTGCCCTTGTCGTGGTCGGCGCAACGATCGCTGGCGACGCGGCTCGAGCTGACGCTGATCTTGCTGTCGGTGGCCGCGGGCGCGGGCGTGTGGTTTTACAGCGGCCAGCTCTTCGGCGTCTCGGTTCAACTGTTGCTGTTTCCTTTGATTCTCTGGGCGGCTTGCCGCACCAGCATGTCAGGCTCGGCGCTGACTGCGGCGATGGTCATGCTATGCCTGTCTTTGGCGACGCTGCAGCTGGGGTGGACGCCCCGCCACGCTGGCGATGTGTTGACGGATTTGCTGCTGGCCCTGGCCTTGAATGTGTCCGGCCTGCTGGTGGCGATGCTGATGGATGGCCGCCGAAGCGACGAAGCCGCGCTGAAGACGTTCCAGGCCAGGATTGAATCGCTGGTCAACAACAGTCCCACCATGATGTCGCTGAAGGACATGGAGGGACGCTATCTGCTGGTGAACGCCGCTTACGCCAATCGCGTCGGCGCGCCGGCCCACGCGATGCTGGGCAAGCGGCCCGAGGATGTGTTCGATGAGAACGACGCCAGGCAGATCCGCGAGCAAGACCAGCAGGTGCTGAATCTGTTGTCGCCGCGCCAGTTTGAGGAGCATTTCGTTCTCAATGGCGTGGAGACCTATCTTTTGGCTTCCAAGTTTCCCTTGTTCGACGCCGAGGGCCGCCCGGCCGGCGTAGGCAGTGTGGACACCGACATCACGCTGAGCAAGCGCGAGCAAAAGGCCAAGCGCGAGGCGGAGGAGCGTTACCTCGCGCTGGTGGAGCAGTCGCTGGTGGGCATCTACATCCTGCAGGATGAGAAGATGGTCTACGTCAATCCCAAGCTGGCCGACATTCTGGGCTACGCGCCGGAAGAGGTGACCGGGCTGGGTTTGAACGAGGTGCTGGCGCCGGGCGAGGCGGACCGCATCCGCAACCAGCTGATGCGCCGCTTCCGCGACAATATCGCGGTGATGCATTACTCCACGCGCGGCTTGCGCAAGGACGGCGTGCTGGTGGATGTGGAGGTGCACAGCCGGCTGTTCGAGCTGGATGGGCGCAAGGCGGTGATAGGCGTAGTGATGGATATTTCCGAGCGCCTGCTGGCCGACACCAATCTGCGCTTGGCTGCCAAGGTGTTCGAGAATTCGGCGGAAGGCATTCTGATCCTGGATTCGGCGGCGCGCATCATCGCCGTCAACGACGCGTTTTCGCGCATCACCGGCTTTTCCGAGCAGGAGACTCTGGGCCGCTCCTCGCGCATTTTCCGGATGGACACGCAGCGCCAGGCGATGCAGGAAGCGCTGGCCGCCGCCGGCCATTGGCACGGCGAAATGCTGGACCGGCGCAAGAGCGGCGAATGGTATCCGGCGGAAATATCGATTTCGGCCTTGCGCGACGAGGATGGCGCGCTGTGCAATTACGTCGCGGTGTTCTCCGACATCACCCAGCGCAAAGAGGCGGAAGAGCGGCTGCAATTCCTGGCCAACCACGATCCGCTGACCCGGCTGCCCAATCGCAGCAGCCTGACCAATCATCTGGACGCGGCTTTGCTCAGGATGGCGGCGCAGAACGGCCAGCTGGCGGTGATGTTCATCGACCTGGACCGTTTCAAGCTGATCAACGACTCCTTCGGCCATCAGGCCGGCGATCAACTGCTGTGCGAGATCGCGCTGCGCTTGTCGCGGGTGGTGGGCGGCAAAGGCTTGCTGGCGCGGCTGGGCGGCGACGAGTTCACCTTGCTGATGAGCGGTTATGAAAGCCATAAGCAACTGGCCGACATGGCCGGCGCCGTTTTGAGCGAACTGGCCAAGCCGCTGAGCCTGGAAGAACACGAGGTCTTCATCACCGGCAGCATAGGCATCAGCGTGTTCCCGCATGATGGCGAGGACGCGCGCACCCTGCTGAAAAACGCCGATGTGGCGATGTACCGCGCCAAGGAGGCGGGCAAGAACACCTATCAGTTCTTCGACATCGGCATGAACACCCAGACTTTCGAGCGGCTGCTGCTGGAGACCGGCTTGCGCATGGCGCTGGAGCGCAACGAGTTCGAGCTGCACTACCAGCCGCAGGTCAATGCCAACAGCCGCGAGCTGGAAGGCGCCGAAGCCTTGCTGCGCTGGCGCCACCCGCAATTGGGCCTGGTGCCGCCGGTGCGTTTCATCTCCTTGGCGGAGGAAACCGGCCTGATCAAGCCGGTGGGCGACTGGGTGCTGCGCGAAGCCTGCCGCCAATTGGCGGCCTGGGACGAGGCCGGCGTGCGGGTGCCGCGCCTGGCGGTGAATCTGTCGCCGCGGCAGTTCGGCCAGGCTTCCTTGCTGTCCAAGGTGGAGGATGCGCTGTCCGCGGCCGGCTTGCCGGCCGAGCGGCTGGAGCTGGAAATCACCGAGAGCATGCTGATGCAGAATCCGGACGAGGCGGTGCAGCTGCTGACCGAACTGAAGGCGCTGGGGGTATGGCTGTCGATAGACGATTTCGGCACCGGCTATTCCTCGTTGTCCTACCTGAAGCGCTTTCCGCTGGACACGCTGAAGATAGACCGCTCCTTTGTGGACGGACTGCCGGAGGACGGCGACAACGCCGCCATTGCCGAAGCCATCCTGGCCATGGCCAAGAAGCTGCAGTTCCATGTGGTGGCCGAGGGCGTGGAGAGCGAGGAGCAGGCCAGCTTCCTGCAGGCCAAGGGTTGCCACACGCTGCAGGGCTATCAGTTCAGCCGGCCGCTGCCGGCGGCGGAGTTCGCCGAGCAGGCGCTGCGCTGGCAGAAACAGGCGGCGATGGCGTAA
- the rlmB gene encoding 23S rRNA (guanosine(2251)-2'-O)-methyltransferase RlmB, which produces MSNKRLIHGFHAINARLWQNPKSLLEIWLAGGRQDARAKAVLEKAGEEKIKLHIVDKERLDSMSGNARHQGVVAMIDASMNYVDLDDVLENLSEPPLLLILDGVTDPHNLGACLRVADAMGAHAVIAPKDRSATLNATVSKVACGAAEVVPYITVTNLARTLRDLKDAGVWIAGTTMEADTDLYHFEAAGPLAWVMGAEGEGMRRLTREHCDVLVSIPMFGTVESLNVSVSSGMVLSESRRQRVLKGQA; this is translated from the coding sequence ATGAGCAACAAACGCCTGATACACGGCTTCCACGCCATCAACGCCCGCCTGTGGCAGAACCCGAAAAGCCTGCTGGAAATCTGGCTGGCCGGCGGCCGCCAGGACGCGCGCGCCAAGGCCGTGCTGGAAAAGGCCGGCGAAGAGAAGATCAAGCTGCACATCGTCGACAAGGAGCGCCTGGACAGCATGAGCGGCAACGCCCGCCACCAGGGCGTGGTGGCGATGATAGACGCCAGCATGAACTACGTGGACCTGGACGACGTGCTGGAAAACCTGTCCGAGCCGCCGCTACTGCTGATCCTGGACGGCGTCACCGATCCGCACAATCTGGGCGCCTGCCTGCGCGTCGCCGACGCGATGGGCGCGCACGCGGTGATCGCGCCCAAGGACCGCTCCGCCACCTTGAACGCCACCGTCTCCAAGGTGGCCTGCGGCGCGGCCGAAGTGGTGCCCTACATCACGGTCACCAATCTGGCCCGCACCTTGCGCGACCTGAAAGACGCCGGAGTGTGGATCGCCGGCACCACCATGGAAGCCGACACCGACCTCTATCACTTCGAAGCCGCCGGTCCGCTGGCCTGGGTGATGGGCGCCGAGGGCGAGGGCATGCGCCGCCTGACGCGCGAGCATTGCGACGTGCTGGTGTCCATCCCGATGTTCGGCACTGTTGAAAGCCTGAATGTGTCGGTGTCGTCCGGCATGGTGCTGTCGGAAAGCCGCCGCCAGCGGGTGCTGAAGGGGCAGGCGTAA
- a CDS encoding CidA/LrgA family protein, producing the protein MASRMFSRLSPLLTTFFQVLLLSLVWLAASELSRRFLPALPAGVLGMLMVLAGLWSGLLPVNWFRHGARWLLAEMLLFFIPAVVAVVQYPDVILSAGVKLLAVIVASTALVMAVTALVVERCYRLEIWLRRRASNRKAQLGVEVHGT; encoded by the coding sequence ATGGCCAGCCGTATGTTTTCCCGCCTGTCGCCGCTGCTGACGACCTTTTTCCAGGTCCTGCTGCTGAGCCTGGTGTGGCTGGCGGCCAGCGAGCTGTCCCGCCGTTTTCTGCCGGCTTTGCCGGCCGGGGTGCTGGGGATGCTGATGGTGTTGGCCGGATTATGGTCTGGCTTGCTGCCGGTGAATTGGTTCCGTCACGGCGCGCGCTGGTTGTTGGCCGAGATGCTGCTGTTCTTCATCCCGGCCGTGGTGGCGGTGGTGCAGTACCCGGACGTGATCCTGTCCGCCGGCGTCAAGCTGCTGGCCGTGATCGTCGCTTCCACCGCGCTGGTGATGGCGGTGACGGCGCTGGTGGTGGAGCGTTGCTACCGGCTGGAGATTTGGCTGCGTCGCCGCGCTTCCAATCGCAAGGCGCAGCTGGGAGTGGAAGTTCATGGAACATGA
- a CDS encoding putative metalloprotease CJM1_0395 family protein — MSISSIAGSYGGYTPAMHGANCQCPACQQLRAEAAAVPAAGAAQNGNASSASSIPAAGNANGGGNGSQNPSGQGAAQSGNSANVNPAPPKAPDGKPLNQQQQKEVTELQSRDTDVRRHEAAHQAAGGALAGSATFTYQQGPDGKQYAIGGEVPIQLSKGTTPQQTIQNAETVHAAALAPSDPSGQDRAVAAEADQMEQQARSQLLQQQSGNQNLSPLQKAEKASAPAAQQTQPGQNIDTYA; from the coding sequence ATGTCCATTTCCAGCATCGCCGGGAGCTATGGCGGCTACACGCCCGCCATGCACGGAGCCAACTGCCAATGCCCGGCCTGCCAGCAATTGCGGGCCGAAGCCGCCGCCGTGCCGGCAGCGGGCGCGGCGCAAAACGGCAACGCCAGCTCGGCCTCCTCCATCCCCGCCGCAGGCAATGCCAATGGCGGCGGCAATGGCAGCCAGAACCCATCCGGCCAGGGCGCCGCCCAGAGCGGCAACAGCGCCAACGTCAATCCGGCCCCCCCCAAGGCGCCGGATGGCAAGCCTTTGAACCAACAGCAGCAGAAGGAAGTCACCGAGCTGCAGTCCCGCGACACCGACGTCCGCCGCCATGAAGCCGCGCACCAGGCTGCCGGCGGCGCGCTTGCCGGCTCAGCCACTTTCACCTATCAGCAAGGCCCGGACGGCAAACAATATGCGATAGGCGGCGAGGTGCCCATCCAGCTCAGCAAAGGCACCACCCCGCAACAAACCATCCAGAATGCGGAAACCGTGCACGCCGCCGCGCTGGCCCCTTCCGATCCATCAGGACAGGATAGGGCGGTGGCCGCCGAAGCCGATCAGATGGAACAGCAAGCCCGCTCCCAGCTATTGCAGCAGCAAAGCGGCAATCAAAATCTCAGTCCGCTGCAAAAGGCCGAAAAAGCCAGCGCCCCGGCCGCGCAACAAACGCAACCGGGGCAGAATATCGACACCTACGCCTGA